A region of Ferruginibacter albus DNA encodes the following proteins:
- the pdxA gene encoding 4-hydroxythreonine-4-phosphate dehydrogenase PdxA: MSEQRPVIGISCGDINGIGLELIIKTVSDNRLLEICTPVIFASNKVLNFYRKGVPDINFNFSSIKDSSRINHKQINLYNCWEEEVNITPGQLTDAGGKYAVQSLQIAGQALKEGKIDGLVTAPIHKKNTQSAEFNFTGHTPYLKNLFGVQDVVMFMVAENMRVALLTEHVPVKEITKYVTKENILSKLQIINNSLKKDFLIDKPKIAVLGLNPHAGDEGLIGKEEEEIIRPAIKDAKQKDIFCFGPYSADAFFARGHHEKFDAVLAMYHDQGLIPFKSLAHGEGVNYTAGLNGIRTSPDHGVAFDIAGKNKADESSFREAIFKAVDIIKNRKEYEEQRSNPVKKVTNRIVANAVDEKITEIPE, from the coding sequence ATGAGTGAACAAAGACCCGTTATAGGCATCAGCTGTGGCGATATTAATGGAATAGGATTAGAATTAATAATAAAAACGGTTAGTGATAATCGTTTGTTAGAAATATGTACACCGGTAATTTTTGCCAGCAATAAAGTATTAAACTTTTATCGCAAAGGTGTTCCTGATATTAATTTCAATTTTTCGAGTATTAAAGATTCCAGCCGTATTAATCACAAGCAAATAAACCTTTACAATTGCTGGGAAGAAGAAGTAAATATTACTCCCGGACAATTAACGGATGCAGGAGGCAAATATGCTGTACAAAGTTTACAAATTGCAGGGCAAGCTTTGAAAGAAGGTAAGATAGATGGACTAGTTACAGCTCCGATTCATAAAAAGAATACTCAATCAGCAGAGTTTAACTTCACAGGACATACTCCTTATTTAAAAAATTTATTCGGTGTACAGGATGTGGTAATGTTCATGGTAGCAGAAAACATGCGTGTGGCATTGCTGACAGAACACGTTCCTGTGAAAGAGATCACAAAATATGTTACTAAAGAAAATATTTTAAGCAAGCTGCAGATAATTAATAATTCCCTTAAAAAAGATTTTTTAATTGATAAGCCTAAAATTGCTGTGCTGGGATTAAATCCTCATGCAGGCGATGAAGGGTTGATTGGTAAAGAAGAAGAAGAAATTATTCGTCCGGCTATTAAAGACGCCAAGCAAAAAGATATCTTCTGTTTTGGTCCTTATAGTGCCGATGCATTTTTTGCACGTGGTCATCACGAAAAATTTGATGCAGTATTGGCAATGTATCACGACCAGGGTTTGATTCCTTTTAAATCATTAGCGCATGGAGAAGGCGTTAACTATACGGCTGGCTTGAATGGCATTCGTACTTCTCCGGACCATGGTGTTGCATTTGATATTGCCGGAAAAAATAAAGCAGATGAATCTTCCTTTAGAGAAGCGATCTTTAAAGCAGTTGACATTATAAAAAACCGGAAAGAGTATGAAGAGCAAAGAAGCAACCCTGTTAAAAAGGTAACGAATCGTATAGTTGCCAATGCTGTGGACGAAAAAATAACTGAAATTCCGGAATAA